The Tissierellales bacterium genome includes a window with the following:
- a CDS encoding T7SS effector LXG polymorphic toxin: MRYHVKYEELQSVQQNILNQIDNWYNQLEEVAKKLVDVAEMDHIKGATGKSIKNYIYEVHIPIIQMFTQLLAEYETKFLIYANEY, translated from the coding sequence ATGAGATATCATGTTAAATATGAGGAATTACAATCGGTACAACAAAATATTCTCAACCAAATAGACAATTGGTATAATCAACTTGAAGAGGTAGCTAAAAAACTAGTAGATGTTGCAGAAATGGATCATATAAAAGGAGCTACTGGGAAAAGCATTAAAAACTATATATATGAAGTCCATATTCCAATTATACAAATGTTTACTCAACTTTTAGCAGAATATGAAACAAAGTTTTTAATATATGCCAATGAATAC